One stretch of Streptomyces sp. A2-16 DNA includes these proteins:
- a CDS encoding AURKAIP1/COX24 domain-containing protein: MGSVIKKRRKRMAKKKHRKLLKRTRVQRRNKK; this comes from the coding sequence GTGGGCTCTGTTATCAAGAAGCGGCGCAAGCGGATGGCTAAGAAGAAGCACCGCAAGCTGCTCAAGCGCACGCGCGTTCAGCGTCGCAACAAGAAGTAA
- a CDS encoding HAD-IB family hydrolase, with the protein MAALGWLTPRRRSATALSVLAGEASAEAARKSVPDEEPEFPVLGDEKAAAFFDLDNTVMQGASLFHFGRGLYKRKFFETRDLARFAWQQAWFRLAGSEDPEHMQEARDSALSIVQGHRVAELQSIGEEIYDEYMAERIWPGTRALAQAHLDAGQKVWLVTAAPVEIAQVIARRLGLTGALGTVAESVDGVYTGKLVGEPLHGPAKAEAVRALAAAEGLDLSRCAAYSDSHNDIPMLSLVGHPYAINPDTKLRKHARQLDWRLRDYRTGRKAAKVGIPAAAGVGAVAGGTAAAIALHKRRR; encoded by the coding sequence ATGGCCGCTCTCGGATGGCTCACTCCCCGTAGGCGTTCCGCCACGGCGCTGAGCGTGTTGGCAGGCGAGGCCTCGGCGGAGGCTGCGCGCAAGTCGGTTCCGGACGAAGAACCGGAATTTCCGGTGCTCGGCGACGAGAAGGCAGCCGCGTTCTTCGACCTGGACAACACCGTGATGCAAGGTGCGTCCCTCTTCCACTTCGGCCGTGGCCTGTACAAACGGAAGTTCTTCGAGACCCGCGACCTCGCCCGCTTCGCCTGGCAGCAGGCCTGGTTCCGACTGGCCGGCTCGGAGGACCCCGAGCACATGCAGGAGGCCCGCGACTCCGCCCTGTCCATCGTGCAGGGCCACCGCGTCGCCGAGCTCCAGTCGATCGGCGAGGAGATCTACGACGAGTACATGGCCGAGCGCATCTGGCCGGGCACCCGAGCCCTGGCGCAGGCCCACCTGGACGCCGGTCAGAAGGTGTGGTTGGTCACAGCCGCCCCGGTGGAGATCGCCCAGGTGATCGCGCGACGGCTCGGTCTCACCGGCGCGTTGGGCACGGTGGCGGAGTCGGTGGACGGCGTCTACACGGGCAAGCTGGTCGGCGAGCCCCTCCACGGTCCCGCGAAGGCGGAGGCGGTTCGCGCCCTGGCCGCGGCGGAGGGGCTCGACCTGTCGCGCTGCGCGGCGTACAGCGACAGCCACAACGACATCCCGATGCTCTCGCTGGTGGGCCACCCCTACGCGATCAACCCGGACACCAAGCTTCGAAAGCACGCCCGTCAACTGGACTGGCGTCTGCGCGACTACCGCACGGGCCGCAAGGCGGCGAAGGTCGGCATCCCGGCCGCCGCCGGCGTGGGAGCCGTGGCGGGCGGCACGGCGGCGGCGATCGCCCTGCACAAGCGCCGCCGGTAA
- a CDS encoding ECF subfamily RNA polymerase sigma factor, BldN family: MYPHVGVDASGLATLRATVQDLLRGFVPTAYAVPALAVATAPIGPCYALADGSAAVGRRGRSTGAATARRPAADSDSARMMDLVERAQAGEADAFGRLYDQYSDTVYRYIYYRVGGKATAEDLTSETFLRALRRIGTFTWQGRDFGAWLVTIARNLVADHFKSSRFRLEVTTGEMLDANEVERSPEDSVLESLSNAALLDAVRRLNPQQQECVTLRFLQGLSVAETARVMGKNEGAIKTLQYRAVRTLARLLPDDAR; encoded by the coding sequence GTGTACCCACACGTCGGGGTTGACGCCTCGGGCCTGGCTACGCTGCGCGCTACGGTCCAAGACCTGTTGCGCGGCTTCGTCCCCACCGCGTACGCCGTCCCCGCCCTCGCCGTAGCCACGGCACCGATCGGCCCGTGCTACGCACTGGCCGACGGTTCCGCGGCCGTCGGCAGACGAGGGCGTTCGACCGGTGCCGCAACGGCCCGCCGTCCGGCCGCGGACAGCGACAGCGCCCGCATGATGGACCTGGTCGAACGCGCCCAGGCCGGCGAGGCCGACGCCTTCGGCCGCCTGTACGACCAGTACAGCGACACGGTGTACCGGTACATCTATTACCGGGTAGGAGGCAAGGCGACCGCCGAGGACCTGACGAGCGAGACGTTCCTGCGCGCGCTCCGAAGGATCGGCACCTTCACCTGGCAGGGCCGCGACTTCGGCGCCTGGCTCGTCACCATCGCGCGCAACCTCGTCGCCGACCACTTCAAGTCGAGCAGGTTCCGGCTCGAGGTCACCACCGGCGAGATGCTCGACGCCAACGAGGTCGAGCGCTCCCCGGAGGACTCCGTCCTGGAGTCCCTCTCCAACGCCGCGCTGCTGGACGCCGTACGCCGGCTCAACCCGCAGCAGCAGGAGTGCGTGACCCTCCGCTTCCTCCAGGGCCTCTCGGTCGCCGAGACCGCCCGGGTGATGGGCAAGAACGAGGGCGCCATCAAGACCCTCCAGTACCGGGCCGTCCGCACCCTGGCCCGCCTCCTCCCGGACGACGCCCGCTGA
- a CDS encoding NAD-dependent epimerase/dehydratase family protein produces MGKVVLVTGVARQLGGRFVRRIQRDPQVDRVIAVDAVSPEHHLGGADFIQADIRQPGIARVLAETAADTVVHLDVTAMALGSGSRTTVKETNVIGTMQLLGACQKSPNVKRLVVKSSTNVYGSAPRDPAVFTETTPPKSLPSGGFAKDAVEVEGYVRGFARRRPDVAVCVLRFANILGPTADTPLASYFALPLLPTVLGYDPRLQFVHEDDVIEVLRIASHEPERGTLNSGTFNIAGDGVLLLSQCSRRLGRPTVPLLLPAVTWAGSLVRTLGMTDFSPEQIRLLTHGRVVSTVQMRETLGFRPKYTTAEAFADFARSQGPGLLPPEAVAEAVDRIAALPPLAGSGHPPTQSAN; encoded by the coding sequence TTGGGAAAGGTCGTGCTCGTTACCGGAGTGGCCCGACAGCTCGGGGGCCGGTTCGTACGACGCATACAGCGTGACCCGCAGGTGGACCGGGTGATCGCCGTGGACGCGGTGTCGCCGGAACACCATCTGGGCGGTGCCGACTTCATCCAGGCGGACATCAGGCAGCCCGGCATCGCGCGGGTACTGGCCGAGACGGCCGCCGACACCGTCGTACACCTGGACGTGACGGCGATGGCGCTGGGCAGCGGGAGCCGGACCACGGTCAAGGAGACCAACGTCATCGGCACCATGCAGCTGCTCGGTGCCTGCCAGAAGTCGCCGAACGTGAAGCGGCTGGTGGTGAAGTCCAGTACGAACGTGTACGGGTCCGCGCCCCGCGATCCGGCCGTGTTCACGGAGACCACCCCGCCCAAGTCGCTGCCCTCCGGCGGCTTCGCCAAGGACGCGGTCGAGGTCGAGGGGTATGTGCGGGGGTTCGCGCGGCGGCGGCCGGACGTGGCCGTGTGCGTGCTGCGGTTCGCGAACATCCTGGGACCGACGGCGGACACCCCGCTCGCCTCGTACTTCGCGCTGCCGTTGCTGCCGACCGTGCTGGGGTACGACCCCCGGCTGCAGTTCGTGCACGAGGACGACGTGATCGAGGTGCTCAGGATCGCCTCGCACGAACCGGAGCGGGGCACGCTCAACAGCGGCACCTTCAACATCGCGGGGGACGGGGTCCTGCTGCTCTCGCAGTGTTCCCGGCGGCTGGGCCGCCCCACCGTGCCGTTGCTGCTGCCGGCCGTCACCTGGGCCGGGTCGCTGGTCCGTACGCTGGGGATGACGGACTTCTCGCCCGAGCAGATCCGGCTGCTGACCCACGGCAGGGTCGTGTCGACGGTCCAGATGCGGGAGACGCTCGGATTCCGGCCGAAGTACACGACGGCCGAGGCCTTCGCGGACTTCGCGCGCAGCCAGGGCCCCGGGCTGCTGCCGCCGGAGGCCGTCGCGGAGGCCGTCGACCGGATCGCCGCGCTGCCGCCGCTGGCGGGCAGCGGCCACCCCCCGACGCAGAGCGCCAACTGA
- a CDS encoding phosphatase, with amino-acid sequence MLSTGALRAHLLAARLAGPVATSREASLRSYRLFAARDPRVLIGIDPEWSWSERDLIGLMADKCGVSGDPRHRTGHDVIDPDRTLVALDAFAERLAAVAQRSGAVLLGTGHPHRLLGFYAAIADALSAAGCTVLTPAHGRRIDITTRFGLRTYNLDYVRGVALVRPPGPQRSGCEPGAHTHSPLPVRTALAAAAESDGLLPELVIGDHGWVCGAGQLGFEAIGPADTDDPALFVGEAEGVVSVVVPLDDAVRSDYYLPLTRYVLNRACLSQ; translated from the coding sequence GTGTTGAGCACCGGCGCTCTCCGCGCCCATCTGCTGGCCGCTCGTCTGGCCGGGCCCGTGGCCACCTCCCGGGAGGCGAGTCTGCGGAGCTATCGGTTGTTCGCGGCACGGGACCCGAGAGTGCTGATCGGGATTGATCCCGAATGGTCCTGGAGTGAGCGGGATCTGATCGGTCTGATGGCTGACAAGTGCGGGGTCTCGGGCGATCCTCGGCATAGAACGGGCCATGATGTGATCGATCCCGACCGGACGCTTGTCGCGCTCGATGCCTTCGCCGAGCGGCTGGCGGCAGTTGCCCAGCGCAGCGGTGCCGTGCTTCTCGGCACGGGTCATCCGCACCGGCTGCTCGGGTTCTACGCCGCCATCGCGGACGCCCTCTCGGCGGCGGGATGTACCGTCCTCACCCCTGCGCATGGTCGCCGTATCGACATAACGACCCGGTTCGGTCTACGTACGTACAACCTTGACTACGTACGAGGAGTCGCGCTCGTGCGGCCACCCGGCCCGCAGCGCTCCGGTTGTGAGCCCGGCGCACACACGCACTCACCGCTCCCGGTTCGTACCGCCCTGGCGGCCGCGGCGGAGAGTGACGGCCTGCTTCCCGAGCTCGTGATCGGGGATCACGGATGGGTCTGCGGAGCAGGTCAGCTGGGGTTTGAGGCCATTGGGCCGGCGGATACGGATGACCCCGCCCTCTTTGTGGGGGAGGCCGAGGGGGTCGTGTCCGTCGTCGTTCCACTTGATGACGCTGTGCGGTCTGATTACTACCTGCCGCTGACCCGCTACGTACTCAATCGAGCGTGTCTGTCACAGTAG
- a CDS encoding DUF5667 domain-containing protein encodes MIANVSAHRRANAFAQALEEQSDRDPAAEQSEGQAPAAAGHPDPDRLLALAECLGELPRPELDPEVKVVQRAQLVAAMEAMLLEGDGVEPAVPEQRSHRAKGAHRASGLGKLRPRSRLTKGLAAGGLSVGVAAGAFGGVAAASSDALPGDSLYGLKRGIEDFKLTYLSDGDDERGVAYLDQASTRLSEARRLMERGRGGHLDHESVGEIRRALSGMQHDASEGHRLLHAAYERDPNSLGPIQALAGFSRSHREAWGALRDRLPVQLGDVSDQVSEVFDAIDEEVAPLESLLPEPPAQSGGKGGGQRQGSGAGSSDTSTGSDRSTAPGSGGSAEHNGSTGPSKSSPSDGTDDGLLGGNTGGLLDPPKSTDTTTPTSPAPSADPDVTLPPLLPGLLPGLGINGEDAN; translated from the coding sequence GTGATCGCGAACGTATCGGCGCACCGGCGGGCGAACGCCTTCGCCCAGGCCCTGGAGGAGCAGTCCGACCGGGACCCGGCGGCCGAGCAGTCCGAAGGACAAGCACCGGCCGCCGCGGGACACCCCGACCCGGACCGTCTCTTGGCACTCGCGGAGTGTCTCGGCGAGCTGCCCAGGCCCGAGCTGGACCCCGAGGTCAAGGTCGTCCAGCGAGCCCAGCTGGTGGCCGCGATGGAGGCCATGCTGCTGGAGGGCGACGGGGTGGAACCCGCGGTCCCCGAGCAGCGCTCCCATCGGGCCAAGGGCGCGCACCGGGCGAGTGGACTGGGCAAACTGCGACCGCGCTCCCGGCTCACCAAGGGCTTGGCCGCGGGCGGACTGAGCGTCGGGGTCGCCGCCGGCGCCTTCGGCGGAGTCGCCGCGGCCAGCTCGGACGCGCTGCCCGGCGACTCGCTGTACGGCCTCAAGCGCGGCATCGAGGACTTCAAGCTCACGTACCTGTCCGACGGGGACGACGAGCGCGGGGTCGCCTACCTCGACCAGGCCTCCACCCGGCTGAGCGAGGCCCGGCGCCTGATGGAGCGCGGCCGGGGCGGTCACCTCGACCACGAGTCCGTGGGCGAGATCCGCCGCGCCCTGTCCGGGATGCAGCACGACGCCTCCGAGGGCCACCGCCTGCTGCACGCGGCGTACGAGCGCGACCCCAACTCCCTGGGCCCCATCCAGGCCCTCGCCGGCTTCTCACGCTCGCACCGCGAGGCCTGGGGCGCGCTGCGCGACCGACTGCCCGTGCAGCTCGGCGACGTCAGCGACCAGGTGTCCGAGGTCTTCGACGCCATAGACGAAGAGGTCGCCCCGCTCGAGTCCCTCCTCCCCGAGCCCCCGGCTCAGAGCGGCGGCAAGGGCGGCGGCCAGCGCCAGGGCAGCGGTGCGGGATCCTCGGACACCTCGACCGGCTCCGACCGCTCGACGGCCCCGGGCAGTGGCGGCTCCGCCGAGCACAACGGCAGCACCGGCCCCAGCAAGTCGTCCCCGTCCGACGGCACGGACGACGGCCTGCTCGGCGGCAACACCGGCGGCCTCCTGGACCCCCCGAAGTCCACCGACACCACCACCCCGACCTCCCCGGCCCCCTCGGCCGACCCGGACGTCACCCTCCCGCCGCTCCTCCCCGGCCTCCTGCCGGGCCTGGGCATCAACGGCGAGGACGCCAACTAG
- a CDS encoding acetoin utilization protein AcuC codes for MSGRAQLMWDEAVTGYDFGPDHPMDPVRLDLTRRLVDAFGLDRDVEVVSAKAAGESTLRLVHREDYVEAVKAASVDPGAADQSYGLGTMDDPAFERMHEVSALIAGQSVGAAEAVWRGDALHAVNFAGGLHHAMPGGASGFCIYNDASLAIARLLELGASRVAYVDVDVHHGDGVQAAFWEDPRVLTISLHEHPRTLFPQTGWPEETGADSAEGSAVNVALPAGTADAGWLRAFHAVVPELIADFRPDVLVTQHGADTHFEDPLAHLAVSLDAQRAVQVACHELAHEYAGGKWIALGGGGYAVVDVVPRSWTHLVGIAAGRAIEPEAMIPEGWRQEVFARTRQLAPARMTDGRWPVSYAEWDAGYDPADRLDQAVLATRRAVFPLRGLLA; via the coding sequence ATGAGCGGCCGCGCACAGCTGATGTGGGACGAGGCAGTAACGGGCTATGACTTCGGTCCGGACCATCCGATGGATCCGGTCCGGCTCGACCTGACCCGGCGACTGGTGGATGCCTTCGGACTGGACCGGGACGTGGAGGTCGTGTCCGCGAAGGCGGCGGGCGAGTCGACGTTGCGGCTCGTGCACCGGGAGGACTACGTCGAGGCCGTGAAGGCGGCCTCCGTGGATCCGGGGGCGGCCGACCAGTCGTACGGGCTTGGGACGATGGACGATCCGGCCTTCGAGCGGATGCACGAGGTGTCCGCGCTGATCGCCGGGCAGTCGGTGGGGGCCGCGGAGGCCGTGTGGCGGGGGGACGCGCTGCACGCGGTGAACTTCGCGGGCGGACTGCACCATGCGATGCCGGGGGGTGCCTCCGGGTTCTGCATCTACAACGATGCCTCCCTCGCCATCGCGCGGCTGCTGGAGCTCGGGGCGTCGCGGGTCGCCTACGTGGATGTCGACGTGCATCACGGGGACGGGGTGCAGGCGGCGTTCTGGGAGGACCCCCGGGTGCTGACGATCTCCCTGCACGAGCATCCGCGGACGCTGTTCCCGCAGACCGGGTGGCCTGAGGAGACCGGGGCGGACTCGGCCGAGGGCAGCGCGGTGAACGTGGCGCTGCCGGCGGGGACGGCGGACGCGGGGTGGCTGCGGGCGTTCCACGCGGTGGTGCCGGAGCTCATCGCCGACTTTCGGCCGGATGTGCTGGTGACGCAGCACGGGGCGGACACGCACTTCGAGGATCCGCTGGCCCATCTCGCGGTGTCGCTGGACGCTCAGCGGGCCGTGCAGGTCGCCTGTCATGAGCTGGCGCACGAGTACGCCGGGGGGAAGTGGATCGCGCTCGGGGGTGGGGGGTACGCCGTGGTGGACGTCGTGCCCCGGTCCTGGACGCATCTGGTGGGGATCGCGGCGGGGCGGGCCATCGAGCCCGAGGCGATGATTCCCGAGGGGTGGCGGCAGGAAGTGTTCGCGCGGACCCGGCAGTTGGCGCCGGCGCGGATGACGGACGGGCGGTGGCCGGTGTCCTATGCGGAGTGGGATGCGGGGTACGACCCCGCGGACCGGCTGGATCAGGCGGTGCTGGCCACTCGGCGGGCGGTGTTTCCTTTGCGGGGGTTGCTGGCCTAG
- a CDS encoding VC0807 family protein — protein sequence MTTKTNSKRANLVPLIVDVAVPIGAYYLLKDGLGMSTLMALGLSSVVPAVRTGWSVVKERTGNGLAALILVVNIAGLLLSFVAGDPRLMLAKDSGVSSVVGIGILVSVALGRPMMTAGMKPWLVKGIAEREAAWGRLLAGSEDFRRAERRFSVVWGVVLLAECVLRVVGAYTLPVDTMVWLGSVVMIVSMAVAFLVSGAIGAGPMARMLIAETRTCTPARPEVALAR from the coding sequence ATGACGACGAAGACGAACTCGAAGCGCGCGAACCTGGTTCCCCTGATCGTGGACGTGGCTGTGCCGATCGGGGCGTACTACCTGCTCAAGGACGGGCTCGGGATGAGCACGCTGATGGCGCTGGGCCTCAGCAGCGTCGTGCCCGCGGTGCGGACCGGCTGGAGCGTGGTGAAGGAGCGGACGGGCAACGGTCTCGCCGCCCTCATCCTCGTCGTCAACATCGCGGGGCTGCTGCTCAGCTTCGTCGCCGGTGACCCGCGGCTGATGCTCGCCAAGGACAGCGGGGTCAGCAGTGTGGTCGGGATCGGCATCCTCGTCTCCGTCGCGTTGGGGAGGCCGATGATGACCGCTGGGATGAAGCCCTGGCTGGTGAAGGGGATCGCGGAACGGGAGGCGGCCTGGGGCCGGTTGCTCGCCGGGTCGGAGGACTTCCGGCGGGCCGAGCGGCGGTTCTCCGTGGTGTGGGGGGTCGTACTGCTGGCTGAGTGCGTGCTGCGGGTCGTGGGCGCCTACACCCTGCCGGTGGACACGATGGTGTGGCTCGGGTCCGTGGTCATGATCGTGTCGATGGCGGTTGCCTTCCTGGTCAGCGGGGCGATCGGCGCCGGACCCATGGCTCGGATGCTCATCGCGGAGACGAGGACCTGCACCCCCGCGAGGCCCGAAGTCGCCCTCGCCCGATAA
- a CDS encoding helix-turn-helix domain-containing protein — translation MAAEQRPLSEVQFLTVAEVASVMRVSKMTVYRLVHSGHLPAIRVGRSFRVPENAVHEYLRESYVGVETA, via the coding sequence ATGGCTGCTGAACAGAGGCCTCTGAGCGAGGTTCAGTTCCTTACCGTGGCGGAAGTCGCCTCGGTGATGCGAGTGTCGAAGATGACCGTGTACCGGCTGGTGCACAGCGGTCATCTGCCCGCGATCAGGGTGGGACGGTCCTTCCGTGTCCCCGAGAACGCGGTTCACGAGTACCTCCGCGAGAGTTATGTGGGGGTGGAGACAGCCTGA
- a CDS encoding lysophospholipid acyltransferase family protein, translating to MADAKVIPFDDDRSRAGAVQRPTRRRSAGSRRKGSEPALVREVQPLPSGAFSQDDVPVTREEEPPQQANDEGGLERRIAGGLNFLRRRLTGDYEVDDFGYDEELTDQVLMSLLRPVYEKYFRVEVKGVENIPAEGGALIVANHSGTLPLDGLMMQVAVHDHHPANRHLRLLAADLVFMLPVVNELARKLGHTLACAEDAERLLGQGEVVGVMPEGFKGIGKPFSERYKLQRFGRGGFVSTALRQRTPIIPCSIVGAEEIYPMIGNAKTLARLLGFPYFPLTPTFPWLGPLGAIPLPTKWTIQFGEPIHTDGYPPEAAEDPMLMFNLTDQVREQIQHTLYKLLVQRRSVFF from the coding sequence ATGGCGGACGCCAAGGTCATTCCGTTCGACGACGACCGGTCCCGCGCAGGCGCCGTACAGCGGCCGACGCGGCGCCGGAGTGCGGGGAGCCGGCGCAAGGGTTCCGAGCCCGCGCTGGTCCGTGAGGTCCAGCCCCTGCCCAGCGGGGCTTTCTCGCAGGATGATGTTCCTGTGACGCGTGAGGAAGAGCCGCCGCAGCAGGCGAACGACGAGGGCGGTCTGGAACGGCGGATCGCGGGGGGTCTGAACTTCCTGCGCCGCCGGCTCACGGGGGACTACGAGGTCGACGACTTCGGGTACGACGAGGAACTCACCGACCAGGTCCTGATGTCCCTGCTGCGGCCGGTGTACGAGAAGTACTTCCGGGTCGAGGTGAAGGGCGTCGAGAACATCCCGGCCGAGGGCGGCGCGCTGATCGTCGCCAACCACTCCGGGACGCTGCCGCTGGACGGGCTGATGATGCAGGTCGCCGTCCATGACCACCACCCCGCGAACCGCCATCTGCGGCTGCTCGCGGCGGATCTGGTGTTCATGCTGCCGGTGGTCAACGAGCTGGCGCGCAAGCTCGGTCACACCCTGGCGTGCGCGGAGGACGCGGAACGGCTGCTGGGCCAGGGCGAAGTGGTCGGTGTGATGCCGGAGGGCTTCAAGGGCATCGGCAAGCCCTTCAGCGAGCGCTACAAGCTCCAGCGATTCGGCCGGGGCGGGTTCGTCTCCACGGCGCTGCGGCAGCGCACGCCGATCATCCCGTGCTCGATCGTGGGCGCGGAGGAGATCTACCCGATGATCGGCAACGCGAAGACGCTGGCCCGCCTGCTCGGCTTCCCGTACTTCCCGCTGACGCCGACCTTCCCGTGGCTGGGTCCCCTGGGCGCGATCCCGCTCCCGACCAAGTGGACGATCCAGTTCGGCGAGCCGATCCACACGGACGGCTATCCGCCGGAGGCCGCCGAGGACCCGATGCTGATGTTCAACCTGACGGACCAGGTCAGGGAACAGATCCAGCACACGCTGTACAAGTTGCTGGTGCAGCGGCGGTCGGTGTTCTTCTGA
- a CDS encoding MFS transporter: MHLWLIYPRVRRGPTLAAMTDVLRRGRASLAFSFFAQGVAFALLVTRIPAIQDRYGVSDALLPAFLAAVPILAGVGSVSTEHLVKRIRPSRLLRFAQPVVLLALLGVGAGDSTVELGVSLAAFGLAVGMLDASMNMLGVSLQRSYGRSIMLSFHAVFSLGGIVGASLAWVGAHWHLALFVSYLPVVAVLAPLCLVGSRWYVDGDGGAVEEKVQGGDGIVFKLLLPLCLVMTFAYIGDSTVSNWSAKYLQDVLGSSEQLATVPYNVYMVTTLLGRAIGDFGVRRFGAATVVRAGSLVAAAGFAVVAVAPGPWVGMLGFTLLGLGLCVLVPQTFAAAGRLFPGASDAAVARLNVFNYVGFLIGSPLVGALGDAWSYRGAMLVPMVLVLVTLVYAKSFAAQPDRYGGGHERPRTADVGRGSNGL; this comes from the coding sequence ATTCATCTTTGGCTGATCTACCCACGAGTACGTCGGGGCCCTACGCTCGCCGCCATGACAGATGTGCTGCGGCGCGGTAGGGCCTCGCTGGCGTTCAGCTTCTTCGCGCAAGGTGTCGCCTTTGCTCTGCTGGTGACGCGGATCCCCGCCATCCAGGACCGGTACGGCGTCTCCGACGCGCTGCTGCCGGCCTTCCTGGCCGCCGTGCCGATCCTCGCCGGGGTCGGAAGCGTCTCGACCGAGCACCTGGTGAAGCGAATACGGCCCAGTCGGCTGCTGCGGTTCGCCCAGCCCGTGGTGCTCCTGGCGCTGCTCGGGGTGGGTGCCGGGGACTCGACGGTCGAGCTGGGTGTCTCGCTCGCCGCCTTCGGGCTCGCCGTCGGCATGCTCGACGCGTCCATGAACATGCTCGGGGTGAGCCTGCAACGGTCGTACGGGCGCAGCATCATGCTGAGCTTCCACGCGGTGTTCAGCCTCGGCGGGATCGTGGGAGCCTCCCTCGCCTGGGTCGGGGCGCACTGGCATCTCGCGCTGTTCGTGTCCTACCTGCCGGTCGTGGCAGTGCTGGCGCCGCTGTGTCTGGTGGGGAGCCGGTGGTACGTCGACGGGGACGGCGGCGCTGTGGAGGAGAAGGTGCAGGGTGGGGACGGCATCGTCTTCAAGCTGCTGCTGCCGCTGTGCCTGGTGATGACCTTCGCCTACATCGGGGACTCCACCGTCTCCAACTGGAGCGCGAAGTACCTCCAGGACGTGCTCGGGAGCAGTGAGCAGCTGGCGACCGTGCCGTACAACGTCTACATGGTGACGACCCTGCTGGGGCGGGCCATCGGGGACTTCGGGGTACGGCGGTTCGGGGCGGCGACGGTCGTACGGGCGGGATCGCTGGTGGCGGCCGCGGGGTTCGCTGTGGTGGCCGTGGCGCCCGGGCCGTGGGTGGGGATGCTCGGGTTCACGCTGCTGGGGCTCGGGCTGTGTGTGCTGGTGCCGCAGACGTTCGCGGCGGCAGGGCGGTTGTTCCCGGGGGCCTCGGATGCCGCGGTCGCTCGGCTCAATGTCTTCAACTACGTGGGTTTTCTGATCGGTTCGCCGTTGGTGGGAGCCTTGGGGGACGCGTGGAGCTATCGCGGGGCCATGCTCGTGCCCATGGTGTTGGTGCTGGTGACGCTGGTGTACGCCAAGTCGTTCGCGGCTCAACCGGACCGATACGGTGGCGGGCATGAGCGGCCGCGCACAGCTGATGTGGGACGAGGCAGTAACGGGCTATGA
- a CDS encoding glutaredoxin family protein, whose product MADMSPIFRRRAARLPEDRLVTLIRKPGCHLCDDAQLVIEKVCGDLGVPWEYKDIDQDPQLHEQYWEQIPVVLVDGEQHTFWRVNEERLRKALTD is encoded by the coding sequence ATGGCGGACATGAGTCCCATCTTCCGCCGCAGGGCGGCCAGGCTTCCCGAGGACCGGCTCGTCACCCTGATCCGCAAGCCGGGCTGTCATCTGTGTGATGACGCACAGCTGGTGATCGAGAAGGTATGTGGAGATCTCGGGGTTCCCTGGGAATACAAGGACATCGACCAGGATCCTCAACTCCACGAGCAGTACTGGGAACAGATCCCCGTGGTCCTTGTCGACGGTGAGCAGCACACCTTCTGGCGGGTGAACGAGGAACGCCTCCGCAAGGCCCTGACCGACTAG
- a CDS encoding HAD family hydrolase, which yields MRYDLVIFDNDGVLVDSEPISNRHLAAYLTELGHPTSYEDSIRDYMGSAMHRIHDLVLERTGRRLPAEFDDVFHARVFAAFERELKAVAGVTGVLEKLAADGVPYCVASSGSHERIRVGHRATGLDRWFEDERVFSSQDVGRGKPAPDLFLYAAERMGVRPGRCVVVEDSPLGVQAANAAGMDVYGFTAMTPAAKLAEATRLFSDMDELVDLLV from the coding sequence ATGCGCTACGACCTAGTGATCTTCGACAATGACGGTGTTCTCGTCGACAGTGAGCCGATCTCCAATCGGCACCTCGCCGCCTATCTGACGGAGCTCGGGCACCCGACCTCCTATGAGGACTCCATCCGGGACTACATGGGCTCGGCCATGCACCGGATCCATGATCTCGTCCTGGAGCGGACCGGACGGCGGTTGCCGGCGGAGTTCGACGATGTCTTCCATGCGAGGGTCTTCGCCGCGTTCGAGCGGGAGTTGAAGGCCGTGGCCGGCGTCACCGGCGTACTGGAGAAGCTGGCCGCGGACGGGGTGCCGTACTGCGTCGCGTCCTCCGGGAGTCATGAGCGGATCAGGGTGGGGCATCGGGCGACCGGGCTCGACCGGTGGTTCGAGGACGAGCGGGTCTTCAGTTCGCAGGATGTCGGGCGGGGGAAGCCGGCGCCCGATCTGTTCCTGTACGCGGCCGAGCGGATGGGAGTGCGGCCCGGTCGGTGTGTGGTGGTCGAGGACAGCCCGCTGGGCGTGCAGGCGGCCAATGCGGCGGGAATGGACGTGTACGGGTTCACCGCGATGACGCCCGCCGCGAAGCTCGCCGAGGCCACCCGACTCTTCTCCGACATGGATGAGTTGGTGGACCTGCTCGTCTGA